GGTTGCGGCCTCCGGCGCCCGCCGCATCCACATCAACCCGCCCGCAATCACCAGCAGGATGGAAAGGATCTGCGTGCCGCTCATCGCGCCGCCAAAGAATTCGCCGCGTCCGGGATCGTCGCGGAAAAACTCCAGGAAGTACCGCCCGAAGCCGTAGAGGAACAGATACGCGCCCATCACTTCGCCCGCGATGCGTCGCCGTTTCAGGCGCCACATCAGCACGGTGAAGACCGCCAGTTCCAGCAGGAGCTCGTAGATCTGTGTAGGATGCAGCGGCACGTCCAGCGGTGTTCCCACCAGCGCGTTGGCCAGCGGATGTGTGAAGGTTACGCCCCAGGGCAGGTCGGTGGGCTTGCCGTAGCAGCAGCCGGCAGCGAAGCAGCCCAGGCGTCCGAAAGCGTGCCCGAGCGCCACGCCGGGAGCGAACGCGTCCGCGGTGCGGAGCGCAGGCATGCGGTGCTTGCGCATGTACCAGGCGGCCGCAAGCAGGCCCGCCACCAGTCCGCCCTGCCACACGCCTCCGGTCTGCAGCGTGGAAAGCGTCAGGATCTGCCGGGGATGCTCCAGGTAATAGCGCCAGTCACCGGCCAGGAACAGGAGCTTGGCGCCGATGATGGCGGAGAGGATCGCCACGATGCCCATGTTCCAGGCCAGGTCGGGGTCGATGCCGTCGCGCCGCGCCAGCCGCACGTTGATCATCAACCCCACCAGAAGGCCGGCCGCCGCCAGCACGCCATACGTGGGCAGCCCGTAGTTGCCGAAATCGAGCAGGCGGGGAAGCATGAGGCAGCGATTAGCGGTCGGCAGTTAGCATTTAGCTGACCAGCGATGTGCCAACCACGCTGAGCCAGTTTAACAGGGGAACAAGGAGGGTTGGCCAAGAGCCAAAAGCTAGTAGCTAGAAGCTAGCAGCTCGAAAAGTAAAAACCGACCCACTCGGCCGTGAGACTGACCGTTTAATGAACCCGTCTTACGACGGTGGGTGCCCTCCGGGGCCCTTTAGGCATTTCCGCATGGCGGAACATTGCTCACCGGGCCATCATCCGAGCCGGGCTCCCGTTCATTAGGTGTTGGTTCAAAAAAACGGCTTCGCCTACACCAACTTTGCAGGCCGGCTTTCGGGGCTCATCCTAAGAGCAAGGCTGGCGTAAGGCAAGAGGGATGCCGCAGAAAGTTGGCACTTGGTTTGCAATCATGAGCACGTGCACAGCCGCCTCCGCGATACAATGGCCACGCCGAGGAGGAGTTGTCATGCACCCCGCCCGCTGGACGACGCTTGTGTCCGTCGCCGCCTTCGTCCTGCTAAGTGAAGCGCCCGCTTTCGCCTACACCGACCCCGGCTCCGGCATGCTGCTCTGGCAGGGACTGATGGCGGCGTTGGTCGGCGCCGGCTTCTACTTCCGCAAGCTCCTGTTCCGCCTGGTGCCCTTCCGAAAGAAATCCGAGGAACCCAAGCAGTAACCGCGCATGGATCCGGTTGCCACCAGGGCTTCGTTTCGCGATCCCGCGGGGCGGCTGTTCCGGATCGACGGCCGTATTCTGCGCCTGGTGCAGCCCGACGCCCGCGCCGACCTCGAAGCCTTCCTCGCCTCCGCCGTGGCCCGCCGCTTGGCTGGAGAAGGTCGCCTGGTGCACACCGAAGTGGTGGACCGCAACGCCGCGCTCGCGCTTCTCAACCGCGACTCGGATGCGGCGGCGCTTCTCGCCGCTCATCCTGACGCGCTCGTGGTCGAGCACGAGGCCATCGAGTTCCCTTCCTATCCCTACGAATGGCCGCCGGAGATGCTGCACGAAGCCGGCCGTCTCACTCTCGATCTGGCCCAGGCCTTGCTCGCCGACGGCCTCGGTCTCAAGGACGGCACGCCGTTCAACGTCCTTTTCCGTGGCCTTGGGCCGGTGTTCGTGGACGTTCTCTCCGTCGAGCGCCGTGAGCCCGGCGATCCCACCTGGCTGCCCTACGCGCAGTTCGCCCGCACCTTCCTGCTGCCGCTGCTGGCCAACACCCGCTTCGGGTTGGCGCTGGACGAGGTCTTCCTCGGCCGCCGCGACGGGCTGGAGCCGGAGGAGGTCTACCGCCTGTGCGGACCGCTCGCGCGCCTGCTGCCGCCCGTTTTCGGACTGGTGACGGCGCCGGTGTGGTTGGGAGCGCGC
This DNA window, taken from Terriglobales bacterium, encodes the following:
- the lgt gene encoding prolipoprotein diacylglyceryl transferase, which gives rise to MLPRLLDFGNYGLPTYGVLAAAGLLVGLMINVRLARRDGIDPDLAWNMGIVAILSAIIGAKLLFLAGDWRYYLEHPRQILTLSTLQTGGVWQGGLVAGLLAAAWYMRKHRMPALRTADAFAPGVALGHAFGRLGCFAAGCCYGKPTDLPWGVTFTHPLANALVGTPLDVPLHPTQIYELLLELAVFTVLMWRLKRRRIAGEVMGAYLFLYGFGRYFLEFFRDDPGRGEFFGGAMSGTQILSILLVIAGGLMWMRRAPEAAT